AGCAGATCATCCACCACCAGCACGCGCTTCCCCGGCGTCATCGCGTCCGTGTGAATCTCCAGCCGATCCGTCCCGTACTCGAGCGCGTAGTCCGCACCGTGCACGCTCCGCGGCAGTTTCCCCGGCTTGCGAATCGGCACAAACCCGACCGACAACGCCTGCGCAATCGCCGTCCCGAAAATAAACCCGCGACTCTCCGCTCCCACCACAAACTCGATCCCCTTGCCCCGAAACGGATTCGCCATCAGCTCCACCGCCAGCGCAAGCCCCGCCGCATCCGCGAGCAGCGGCGTGAAATCCTTGAACAGAATCCCCGGCTTCGGAAAGTCCGGCACATCACGAATGAGATCGGTGAGTTGTTTCATGGCAGGTATCAGGCAAATGGCATCAGGCATCGGTGCGAAAACCGAAACGAATCGCAGCATATCCGATCCGCCGTTCCGCACTCCGAGTTCCGCGTTCCGCGCTTCCTCTTCCTTTGGCCCTTTGGAACTTTGGCCCTTTGGCCATTTCTCCCTCCACTCCGAACTCCGAATGCCGCACTCCTACTCTCCCCTATGACCCAAAAGTCCTCCCGCAAGCCGACACTC
The DNA window shown above is from Phycisphaeraceae bacterium and carries:
- a CDS encoding adenine phosphoribosyltransferase, encoding MKQLTDLIRDVPDFPKPGILFKDFTPLLADAAGLALAVELMANPFRGKGIEFVVGAESRGFIFGTAIAQALSVGFVPIRKPGKLPRSVHGADYALEYGTDRLEIHTDAMTPGKRVLVVDDLLATGGTLAACCELVKKCGAEIAGIAVLIELVALKGKDRLAKYGPVGAAIRY